In Brienomyrus brachyistius isolate T26 unplaced genomic scaffold, BBRACH_0.4 scaffold33, whole genome shotgun sequence, a genomic segment contains:
- the LOC125721438 gene encoding uncharacterized protein LOC125721438 has translation MARIRRMEKAVCWSDDRYWATWDKWGEVIDWGDEKELCSPAESPSDQADSSTESHSRRRIAKAVSWTDDAYWAAWDKWEEIICWGDEEECSQVTPPTSQFGRDKGIDVHGLEAFVINNRTISIKPVDNHRDSLEIGAVLVDLCQFDLEYLDQSKFDFEIVQVQIGEVKVEEIREKAFEKAFELEIVDVAVEVINSEFQLNAINLDIVETKVDKLLLEELIVGDLEAGNVKVSVSNGNVVKVPLRYPSPQRNRRTRQP, from the exons atggcaag aatcagacgaatggagaaagctgtttgctggagcgatgacagatactgggcaacttgggacaagtggggagaggtgattgactggggagatgagaaagagctgtgctccccagcagaatcaccttctgaccaggctgacagttccaccgagtcacattcccgaaggcgaattgccaaggcagttagctggacggatgatgcttattgggcagcctgggacaagtgggaagagatcatctgctggggtgatgaagaggagtgctcccaagtaactccacccactagccagtttgggagggataaggggatagatgtacatgggttggaggcttttgtgataaataacaggacaatctccataaagcctgtagacaaccatcgAGACAGTCTGgagataggagctgtgctggtagacctctgccagtttgatctcgaatatttagatcaaagtaaatttgattttgaaattgtacaagtacaaattggagaagtcAAAGTGGAGGAGATtagagaaaaggcttttgaaaaagcatttgaattggaaattgtggatgtggcagtagaagttataaacagtgaattccagctgaatgctataaatttggatattgttgaaactaaggtggacaaattattattggaagaactgatcgttggcgatttagaagcaggcaatgtgaaggtgtcagtgtcaaatggcaatgtggtgaaggtacccttaaggtacccttcaccacagaggaacagaaggaccaggcaaccttag